In Nocardioides marinus, one DNA window encodes the following:
- a CDS encoding PLP-dependent aminotransferase family protein, whose protein sequence is MDSTPARTHASLDSFVDRYAARTAGMTASEIRALFAVASRPEVVSLAGGMPNISGLPLDVVGGAINQLVLEHGPVAMQYGSGQGVPELREQITEVMRLEGIEAHPDDVVVTVGSQQAVDLVTRIFCDPGDVVICEAPSYVGALGVFRAYQAEVVHAEMDAHGLVPEALEQAIAAVKRAGRTIKFLYTIPNFHNPAGVTMSAERRQRVLEICRREGVLVLEDNPYGLLGFDREPLRAMRADEADNVIYLGSFSKTFAPGFRVGWALAPHPVREKLVLAQESATLCPPQFSQMAVSAYLATHDWQGQIKQFREMYRERRDAMVGALEDLMPAGCSWNVPDGGFYVWLTLPPGIDAKAMLPRAVTARVAYVPGTAFFADGYGSGAMRLSFCYPTAERIREGVRRLAGVLEDEIELRATFGASLDRDDVDRGLPPGYDAPGTDVN, encoded by the coding sequence ATGGACAGCACGCCCGCGCGCACGCACGCCAGCCTCGACTCCTTCGTCGACCGGTATGCCGCCCGCACCGCAGGGATGACGGCCTCGGAGATCCGAGCGCTGTTCGCCGTGGCCTCGCGTCCCGAGGTCGTCTCGCTCGCCGGCGGCATGCCCAACATCAGCGGGTTGCCGCTCGACGTGGTGGGCGGCGCCATCAACCAGCTGGTCCTCGAGCACGGACCGGTGGCCATGCAGTACGGCTCCGGCCAGGGCGTGCCCGAGCTGCGCGAGCAGATCACCGAGGTGATGCGCCTGGAGGGCATCGAGGCGCACCCCGACGACGTGGTCGTGACCGTCGGCTCCCAGCAGGCCGTGGACCTCGTGACCCGGATCTTCTGCGACCCCGGCGACGTCGTCATCTGCGAGGCGCCGTCGTACGTCGGGGCGCTGGGTGTCTTCCGTGCCTACCAGGCCGAGGTCGTGCACGCCGAGATGGACGCCCACGGCCTGGTGCCGGAGGCGCTCGAGCAGGCCATCGCAGCGGTCAAGCGCGCCGGGCGCACGATCAAGTTCCTCTACACGATCCCCAACTTCCACAACCCCGCCGGCGTCACGATGTCGGCGGAGCGTCGCCAGCGGGTCCTGGAGATCTGTCGCCGCGAGGGCGTCCTCGTCCTGGAGGACAACCCCTACGGCCTGCTGGGCTTCGACCGGGAGCCGCTGCGGGCGATGCGCGCCGACGAGGCCGACAACGTGATCTACCTCGGCTCCTTCTCCAAGACCTTCGCGCCCGGTTTCCGGGTCGGCTGGGCCCTGGCCCCGCACCCCGTGCGCGAGAAGCTGGTGCTGGCCCAGGAGTCGGCCACGCTGTGCCCGCCGCAGTTCTCGCAGATGGCCGTCTCGGCCTATCTCGCCACCCACGACTGGCAGGGCCAGATCAAGCAGTTCCGGGAGATGTACCGCGAGCGTCGCGACGCGATGGTCGGCGCCCTCGAGGACCTGATGCCCGCCGGCTGCAGCTGGAACGTCCCCGACGGCGGCTTCTACGTGTGGCTGACCCTGCCGCCCGGCATCGACGCCAAGGCGATGCTGCCGCGTGCGGTGACCGCCCGGGTGGCCTACGTCCCCGGCACCGCCTTCTTCGCCGACGGCTACGGCTCCGGGGCCATGCGGCTTTCGTTCTGCTACCCCACCGCCGAGCGTATCCGCGAGGGCGTACGCCGCCTGGCCGGCGTGCTCGAGGACGAGATCGAGCTGCGGGCGACCTTCGGGGCCAGCCTCGACCGGGACGACGTCGACCGGGGCCTGCCGCCGGGGTACGACGCCCCCGGCACCGACGTCAACTGA
- a CDS encoding 1-acyl-sn-glycerol-3-phosphate acyltransferase, producing the protein MLDLTYPPIILTAKAGFRLLGQRFDLTGTEHVPRRGGVLLAVNHVGYLDFIYGGLAANPSGRKVRFMAKREIFDHKISGPVMRSMHHIEVDRGEGLASFHTAVDYLRRGEAVGIFPEATISRSMELKELKTGAVRIAAEAGVPLVPVILWGTQRILTKDHPKDFSRGKTIAIRVGEAMHPTAQDPVAETAELRGRMDRLLEETIAAYPVDEQPPGSWWLPARFGGGAPTPEEAERLDAEEKVRRAEAKRARQQR; encoded by the coding sequence GTGCTGGACCTGACCTATCCCCCGATCATCCTCACCGCCAAGGCCGGCTTCCGGCTGCTGGGGCAACGCTTCGACCTGACGGGCACCGAGCACGTCCCGCGACGCGGGGGTGTGCTCCTCGCGGTCAACCACGTGGGCTACCTCGACTTCATCTACGGGGGGCTGGCCGCCAACCCGTCGGGTCGCAAGGTGCGGTTCATGGCCAAGCGCGAGATCTTCGACCACAAGATCTCCGGGCCGGTGATGCGATCCATGCACCACATCGAGGTGGATCGTGGCGAGGGACTGGCCTCCTTCCACACCGCGGTGGACTACCTGCGTCGCGGTGAGGCGGTCGGCATCTTCCCCGAGGCCACGATCTCGCGCTCCATGGAGCTCAAGGAGCTCAAGACCGGTGCCGTGCGCATCGCCGCCGAGGCCGGGGTGCCGCTCGTGCCCGTGATCTTGTGGGGGACCCAGCGGATCCTGACCAAGGACCACCCCAAGGACTTCTCGCGCGGCAAGACCATCGCGATCCGGGTCGGGGAGGCGATGCACCCGACCGCGCAGGACCCTGTGGCCGAGACCGCCGAGCTGCGCGGGCGCATGGATCGCCTGCTGGAGGAGACGATCGCCGCCTACCCGGTCGACGAGCAGCCGCCCGGCTCCTGGTGGCTGCCGGCCCGGTTCGGAGGCGGGGCACCCACGCCCGAGGAGGCAGAGCGACTCGATGCCGAGGAGAAGGTGCGCCGCGCCGAGGCGAAGCGGGCCCGGCAGCAGAGGTGA
- a CDS encoding ParB/RepB/Spo0J family partition protein: MNARPPQRRGLGRGLGSLIPTAPAETEDAPASAQGSAAGGEDAPAPPATPAPGTAPGGPDLTPVDGAWFAEVPIDQIVPNAVQPRHVFDEDAMAELVHSIREVGLLQPVVVRRTGPESYELVMGERRWRASQQAGLTEIPAIVRQTEDTDMLRDALLENLHRSQLNPLEEASAYAQLLEDFGCTHEELAQRIGRSRPQISNTLRLLRLSPAVQRRVAAGVLSAGHARSLLGVENPDLQDRLAARVVAEGISVRGLEEIVAVGDHGEGEGPRVPRRKPSAPGLAEIADRLSDRLETRVKVDLGKSKGKITVEFASLEDLRRIIDVIDPRNRNDRPI; the protein is encoded by the coding sequence GTGAACGCCCGACCCCCTCAGCGTCGAGGTCTCGGCCGTGGCCTCGGGTCCCTGATCCCCACCGCACCGGCTGAGACAGAGGACGCGCCGGCCTCGGCCCAGGGCTCCGCTGCCGGCGGGGAGGACGCCCCGGCGCCGCCCGCCACCCCCGCCCCGGGCACCGCACCCGGCGGCCCCGACCTGACCCCGGTGGACGGCGCCTGGTTCGCCGAGGTCCCGATCGACCAGATCGTGCCGAACGCCGTGCAGCCGCGCCACGTCTTCGACGAGGACGCGATGGCCGAGTTGGTGCACTCGATCCGCGAGGTGGGCCTGCTGCAGCCGGTCGTCGTGCGGCGTACGGGGCCGGAGTCCTACGAGCTGGTCATGGGCGAGCGGCGCTGGCGCGCCTCGCAGCAAGCGGGTCTCACCGAGATCCCCGCGATCGTGCGCCAGACCGAGGACACCGACATGCTCCGGGACGCGCTCCTGGAGAACCTGCACCGCTCCCAGCTCAACCCGCTGGAGGAGGCCTCGGCCTACGCCCAGCTGCTCGAGGACTTCGGCTGCACGCACGAGGAGCTGGCCCAGCGGATCGGTCGATCCCGGCCCCAGATCTCCAACACCCTGCGACTGCTGCGGCTCAGCCCCGCGGTGCAGCGGCGCGTCGCCGCCGGCGTCCTGTCCGCCGGGCACGCCCGGTCCCTGCTGGGGGTCGAGAACCCCGACCTGCAGGACCGGCTCGCGGCCCGCGTGGTCGCCGAGGGGATCAGCGTCCGCGGCCTGGAGGAGATCGTCGCCGTCGGGGACCACGGGGAGGGCGAGGGCCCCCGGGTCCCACGCCGCAAGCCGTCGGCCCCGGGGCTCGCGGAGATCGCGGACCGGCTCTCGGACCGACTGGAGACCAGGGTCAAGGTGGACCTGGGCAAGAGCAAGGGCAAGATCACCGTGGAGTTCGCCTCGCTGGAGGACCTGCGACGGATCATCGACGTGATCGACCCGCGCAACCGGAACGACCGCCCGATATGA
- a CDS encoding ParA family protein, with protein MRTAAEMAEFEPEVADDMTPLARATEFSLSMREGASRRPPAPRPRATRVFVVANQKGGVGKTTSTVNIAAGLSSLGQRVLVIDLDPQGNASTALNVEHRRGVPSTYDALVDGVVLDDVITACPDLKNLWVVPATIDLAGAEIELVSVVAREGRLRKAIHGHPWVGDAESAGEERFDYVLIDCPPSLGLLTLNALVAGEEMLIPIQAEYYALEGLGQLLETVDMVRAHLNPTLAVSTILLTMYDARTRLAAGVAEEVREHFGDQVLRTAIPRSVRVSEAPSYAQTVMTYDPGSPGALSYLEAAREIASRGVSL; from the coding sequence GTGCGAACCGCCGCGGAGATGGCCGAGTTCGAGCCCGAGGTCGCCGACGACATGACGCCCCTGGCTCGGGCCACCGAGTTCAGCCTCTCGATGCGTGAGGGTGCCTCTCGACGCCCGCCGGCCCCCCGCCCGCGTGCCACCAGGGTGTTCGTCGTGGCGAACCAGAAGGGTGGCGTGGGCAAGACGACCTCGACGGTCAACATCGCCGCGGGGCTCTCCTCACTGGGCCAGCGGGTGCTGGTCATCGACCTCGACCCGCAGGGCAATGCGTCGACCGCGTTGAACGTCGAGCACCGACGTGGCGTGCCGTCGACCTACGACGCCCTCGTCGACGGAGTGGTCCTCGATGACGTCATCACCGCGTGCCCGGACCTGAAGAACCTGTGGGTCGTGCCCGCCACCATCGACCTGGCCGGCGCCGAGATCGAGCTGGTCTCCGTGGTGGCGCGAGAGGGACGGCTGCGCAAGGCGATCCACGGCCACCCCTGGGTGGGCGACGCGGAGTCGGCAGGGGAGGAGCGGTTCGACTACGTCCTGATCGACTGCCCGCCCTCGCTGGGTCTGCTGACGTTGAACGCGCTGGTGGCGGGCGAGGAGATGCTGATCCCCATCCAGGCCGAGTACTACGCCCTGGAGGGCCTGGGTCAGCTGCTGGAGACCGTGGACATGGTGCGTGCCCACCTCAATCCGACGCTGGCGGTGTCGACCATCCTGCTGACGATGTACGACGCGCGCACCCGCCTGGCCGCAGGCGTCGCGGAGGAGGTCCGTGAGCACTTCGGGGACCAGGTGCTGCGCACCGCCATCCCGCGCTCGGTCCGGGTCTCCGAGGCGCCGTCCTACGCCCAGACCGTGATGACCTACGACCCCGGATCCCCGGGCGCGCTGTCCTACCTCGAGGCCGCTCGTGAGATCGCCAGCCGAGGAGTGAGCCTGTGA
- the rsmG gene encoding 16S rRNA (guanine(527)-N(7))-methyltransferase RsmG, with protein MERVALAERYVAWLADAGTVRGLIGPREVPRLWERHVLNSAVVQEWIPEGARVADVGSGAGLPGIPLALARPDLAVTLIEPLLRRVTFLEEVVADLGLPIEVVRGRADELHGSRSFDVVTSRAVAPLDRLASWCLPLVGAGGAMVALKGSSVQEEIEEHQATLTRHGAGAAVARALGEEVLERPTWAVRVAWADEPRVSWRPARGSQKRRGPRSVGGRAGSQRSGRRKGTR; from the coding sequence GTGGAGCGGGTGGCGCTGGCGGAGCGCTACGTCGCCTGGCTGGCCGATGCGGGCACGGTCCGGGGGCTGATCGGACCTCGGGAGGTGCCGCGTCTGTGGGAGCGGCACGTGCTGAACTCCGCAGTGGTGCAGGAGTGGATCCCCGAGGGGGCCCGCGTGGCCGATGTCGGGAGCGGAGCCGGCCTGCCGGGGATCCCCCTGGCGCTGGCTCGACCGGATCTCGCGGTCACGCTGATCGAGCCCCTGCTGCGGCGGGTGACCTTCCTCGAGGAGGTGGTGGCCGACCTGGGCCTCCCCATCGAGGTGGTGCGGGGGCGTGCCGATGAGCTGCACGGGTCGCGGTCGTTCGACGTCGTGACCTCCCGCGCGGTCGCTCCCCTGGACCGGCTCGCCTCCTGGTGCCTGCCCCTTGTGGGGGCCGGCGGCGCGATGGTCGCGCTCAAGGGTTCCAGCGTGCAGGAGGAGATCGAGGAGCACCAGGCGACCCTCACCCGACACGGTGCTGGTGCAGCGGTGGCCCGGGCGCTGGGCGAGGAGGTGCTGGAACGTCCCACCTGGGCGGTCCGGGTGGCCTGGGCGGACGAGCCGCGGGTATCTTGGCGTCCTGCCCGAGGCTCGCAGAAGCGAAGAGGGCCACGATCTGTCGGGGGACGCGCGGGTTCGCAGCGTTCGGGGCGTAGGAAGGGCACACGATGA
- a CDS encoding protein jag encodes MSESTQTPEAEVSETDEAPAATAGSRVQALENEGEIAADYLEELLDIADLDGDLDMDVEGDRAAVSIVGAELSQLVGRDGEVLEALQELTRLAVYRETGERSRLMLDISGFRADRRAELEEIAGTAVAQCRESGERVSLEPMSPFERKVVHDAVAAAGLVSESEGVEPRRFVVILPE; translated from the coding sequence GTGAGCGAGTCGACCCAGACCCCCGAGGCCGAGGTCTCGGAGACTGACGAGGCACCCGCGGCGACCGCGGGCTCGCGTGTGCAGGCCCTCGAGAACGAGGGTGAGATCGCTGCCGACTACCTCGAGGAGCTCCTCGACATCGCCGACCTCGACGGCGACCTGGACATGGACGTGGAGGGTGACCGGGCGGCGGTCTCGATCGTGGGCGCAGAGCTCTCCCAGCTCGTCGGTCGCGACGGTGAGGTCCTGGAGGCGCTCCAGGAGCTGACGCGGCTGGCCGTCTACCGCGAGACCGGTGAGCGCTCGCGGCTGATGCTCGACATCTCCGGTTTCCGTGCCGACCGGCGCGCGGAGCTGGAGGAGATCGCCGGTACGGCGGTCGCGCAGTGCCGGGAGTCCGGTGAGCGGGTGTCCCTCGAGCCGATGTCGCCGTTCGAGCGCAAGGTGGTCCACGACGCCGTGGCCGCTGCCGGTCTGGTCTCGGAGTCCGAGGGCGTCGAGCCCCGTCGCTTCGTGGTGATCCTCCCTGAGTGA
- the yidC gene encoding membrane protein insertase YidC has protein sequence MGFIGDIFGFIATPLYYAISGVLIAWHKLFTALGLDPTGGASWALSIIGLTLVIRAALIPLFVRQIKASRNMQLIQPKVKELQKKYGHDRERLAQETMKLYKDSGTNPFASCLPILLQMPIFFTLFHLLNEAARKEEGKGFLTDALAQDFGESKIFGKVPLAESFWGAGVWREGGGDGGVMVLALILVLAMTATTFFTQRQLMSKNMPADALSGPYAQQQKLLLYVLPVAFGLGGVAFPIGVLLYWTTSNLWTMGQQFYVIRNNPAPGTPAFKAKQDRDRAKAAKRGSVLEVEETPVPEVEQRRPATRQQPQRQSRASRKKPQTQKNQKKGGGS, from the coding sequence GTGGGTTTCATCGGAGATATCTTCGGCTTCATCGCCACCCCGCTCTACTACGCCATCTCCGGCGTGCTGATCGCGTGGCACAAGCTCTTCACGGCCCTGGGTCTGGACCCGACGGGCGGTGCCTCCTGGGCGCTGTCGATCATCGGCCTGACGCTGGTGATCCGGGCCGCGCTGATCCCGCTGTTCGTGCGGCAGATCAAGGCCAGCCGGAACATGCAGCTGATCCAGCCGAAGGTCAAGGAGCTGCAGAAGAAGTACGGCCACGACCGGGAGCGTCTCGCGCAGGAGACGATGAAGCTCTACAAGGACTCGGGCACCAACCCGTTCGCGTCGTGCCTGCCGATCCTGCTGCAGATGCCGATCTTCTTCACCCTCTTCCACCTCCTCAACGAGGCGGCGCGCAAGGAGGAGGGCAAGGGATTCCTCACTGACGCCCTGGCCCAGGACTTCGGCGAGTCCAAGATCTTCGGCAAGGTCCCCCTGGCCGAGAGCTTCTGGGGCGCGGGCGTGTGGCGCGAGGGCGGCGGCGACGGCGGGGTCATGGTGCTGGCCCTGATCCTGGTGCTGGCGATGACGGCCACCACCTTCTTCACCCAGCGCCAGCTGATGAGCAAGAACATGCCGGCGGACGCGCTGAGCGGGCCCTACGCCCAGCAGCAGAAGCTCCTGCTCTACGTCCTGCCGGTGGCGTTCGGCCTCGGTGGCGTCGCGTTCCCGATCGGGGTGCTGCTCTACTGGACGACCTCGAACCTGTGGACGATGGGCCAGCAGTTCTACGTCATCCGCAACAACCCGGCGCCGGGTACGCCCGCCTTCAAGGCCAAGCAGGACCGCGACCGCGCCAAGGCCGCCAAGCGCGGCTCCGTGCTGGAGGTCGAGGAGACTCCCGTGCCGGAGGTCGAGCAGCGTCGGCCCGCCACCCGCCAGCAGCCGCAGCGCCAGTCGCGTGCGTCTCGCAAGAAGCCCCAGACCCAGAAGAACCAGAAGAAGGGAGGCGGCTCGTGA
- the yidD gene encoding membrane protein insertion efficiency factor YidD, whose product MRDPLRLLLIGLLRGYRLLISPLYGQVCRYHPSCSAYALEAVTVHGSLRGTWLAGRRVTRCHPWAAGGYDPVPAARDARSARPRPSGSARSHPTQGV is encoded by the coding sequence ATGAGGGACCCGCTCCGACTGCTGTTGATCGGCCTGCTGCGGGGCTATCGGTTGCTGATCAGCCCGCTGTACGGCCAGGTGTGCCGCTACCACCCGAGCTGTTCTGCCTACGCCCTGGAGGCGGTGACGGTGCACGGCAGCCTGCGCGGCACCTGGTTGGCAGGTCGGCGTGTGACACGGTGCCACCCGTGGGCGGCCGGGGGCTACGACCCGGTGCCCGCCGCGCGCGATGCGCGATCCGCCCGTCCCCGGCCCTCGGGGTCCGCCCGCTCCCATCCGACGCAAGGAGTCTGA
- the rnpA gene encoding ribonuclease P protein component has product MLPTEHRLADGELFRLASRRGARCGSSTVVAHLLLREGQGPPTVGFVVSRAVGNAVVRNRVKRRLRHLAREHVSSLPGSCVLVVRALPAAGSAPQRVLAEDLSHCLGRLTVRG; this is encoded by the coding sequence GTGCTCCCCACCGAGCACAGACTCGCCGACGGTGAGCTGTTCCGCCTCGCGTCCCGTCGTGGTGCGCGGTGCGGGTCGTCGACCGTCGTGGCGCACCTGCTGCTCCGTGAGGGGCAGGGTCCCCCGACGGTCGGCTTCGTCGTCAGCCGCGCGGTGGGCAACGCCGTGGTCCGCAACCGCGTGAAGCGCCGTCTCCGTCACCTGGCCCGGGAGCACGTCTCGTCGCTCCCGGGCTCTTGCGTGCTCGTGGTGCGTGCGCTGCCCGCTGCCGGCTCGGCGCCGCAGCGGGTGCTGGCCGAGGACCTGTCCCACTGCCTGGGCCGGTTGACGGTGCGCGGATGA
- the rpmH gene encoding 50S ribosomal protein L34, producing the protein MSKRTYQPNNRRRHKVHGFRLRMRTRAGRAILSQRRRKGRKSIAV; encoded by the coding sequence GTGAGCAAGCGCACGTACCAGCCCAACAACCGTCGCCGTCACAAGGTGCACGGCTTCCGTCTCCGGATGCGCACCCGCGCCGGGCGCGCGATCCTCAGCCAGCGGCGCCGCAAGGGCCGCAAGAGCATCGCGGTCTGA
- the dnaA gene encoding chromosomal replication initiator protein DnaA yields MDDTLSDLATAWHGVVADLQPNQRAWLRASEPITLHGHTAIIAVPNDFTRHQLEGRLRAQLEDALSVRFGQEIRIAVTVNPALEDAPIATDDMSTYVSSDSSTDVSVPDLGPDPVSPTLPAAVVPQAAPSSPAPDAAPLPDHGTRPSALETRLNPKYTFETFVIGSSNRFPHAAAVAVAEAPGKAYNPLLVYGDSGLGKTHLLHAIGHYVRSLYNGAKVRYVSSEEFTNEFINAIRDDRQDRFKRRYRDVDVLLIDDIQFLEGKTQTQEEFFHTFNTLHNANKQIVLTSDRAPKRLEALEDRLRNRFEWGLITDVQPPDLETRIAILRKKAAMDRLTAPPDVLEFIASKIQTNIRELEGALIRVTAFANLNRQEVDMTLAEIVLKDLIPEGGEPEITAGLIIGQTAAYFGLTIDELTGPSRGRHLVMARQIAMYLCRELTDLSLPKIGAQFGNRDHTTVMYADRKINQLLAERRAVFNQVSELTNRVKMQARQG; encoded by the coding sequence GTGGACGACACCCTCTCGGACCTCGCGACCGCCTGGCACGGCGTCGTGGCCGACCTGCAGCCCAACCAGCGGGCCTGGCTGCGCGCCAGCGAGCCGATCACGCTGCACGGGCACACCGCGATCATCGCGGTCCCCAACGACTTCACCCGCCACCAGCTGGAGGGGCGCCTGCGCGCGCAGCTCGAGGACGCCCTGTCGGTCCGGTTCGGCCAGGAGATCCGGATCGCCGTCACGGTCAACCCCGCGCTCGAGGACGCACCGATCGCCACTGACGACATGTCGACATATGTATCTAGCGACTCATCGACAGACGTGTCGGTCCCGGACCTCGGTCCCGACCCGGTCAGCCCCACCCTGCCCGCCGCCGTCGTCCCCCAGGCCGCACCGTCCTCCCCGGCCCCGGACGCAGCGCCGCTGCCCGACCACGGCACCCGACCCAGCGCCCTGGAGACGCGTCTGAACCCGAAGTACACCTTCGAGACCTTCGTGATCGGCTCCTCCAACCGCTTCCCGCACGCGGCCGCGGTGGCGGTGGCCGAGGCACCGGGCAAGGCCTACAACCCGCTGCTCGTCTACGGCGACTCCGGCCTCGGCAAGACCCACCTGCTGCACGCCATCGGTCACTACGTCCGCTCGCTCTACAACGGCGCGAAGGTGCGCTACGTCTCCAGCGAGGAGTTCACCAACGAGTTCATCAACGCGATCCGCGACGACCGGCAGGACCGCTTCAAGCGGCGTTACCGCGACGTCGACGTGCTGCTGATCGACGACATCCAGTTCCTGGAGGGCAAGACCCAGACCCAGGAGGAGTTCTTCCACACCTTCAACACCCTCCACAACGCCAACAAGCAGATCGTGCTCACCTCCGACCGCGCCCCCAAGCGGCTCGAGGCACTCGAGGACCGGCTCCGCAACCGCTTCGAGTGGGGGCTGATCACCGACGTCCAGCCGCCGGACCTCGAGACGCGCATCGCGATCCTGCGCAAGAAGGCGGCCATGGACCGGCTCACCGCGCCGCCGGACGTGCTGGAGTTCATCGCCTCCAAGATCCAGACCAACATCCGCGAGCTCGAGGGTGCCCTCATCCGGGTCACGGCGTTCGCCAACCTCAACCGCCAGGAGGTCGACATGACCCTGGCCGAGATCGTGCTCAAGGACCTGATCCCCGAGGGCGGCGAGCCGGAGATCACCGCCGGACTCATCATCGGCCAGACCGCGGCGTACTTCGGGCTGACCATCGACGAGCTCACCGGCCCCAGCCGCGGCCGTCACCTCGTCATGGCCCGCCAGATCGCGATGTACCTGTGCCGTGAGCTCACCGACCTCTCGCTGCCCAAGATCGGCGCCCAGTTCGGCAACAGGGACCACACGACCGTGATGTACGCCGACCGCAAGATCAACCAGCTGCTCGCGGAGCGGCGGGCGGTCTTCAACCAGGTCAGCGAGCTCACGAACCGCGTGAAGATGCAGGCGCGCCAGGGCTGA
- the dnaN gene encoding DNA polymerase III subunit beta: MKFRVERDVLADAVAWAARNLPVRPSVPVLAGLLIEADDQGLVLSSFDYETSARATLQADVHDKGRALVSGRLLADICRSLPAKPVEMVLEGARVSLTCGSARFSLQTMPVEEYPTLPAMPESTGTVPSELFSHAVAQAVTAAGRDDMLPVLTGVRIEIDGSTISLLATDRFRLSQRELTWDPRTPDETLAALVPAKVLADTAKALTAGAEISIALSASGAGDGLIGFEGAGPGGMRRTTTRLLDGEFPKVRSLFPSEHLTLATVDKASLVESVKRVALVAERNTAVQLAFSDGVLTLDAGSGDEAQASESVEAVVTGDDLTTGFNPQFLLDGLTAIDQSTVQLAFTQASKPVVISGVTDDDSDPGFRYLLMPRRLLS, translated from the coding sequence GTGAAGTTCCGCGTCGAACGAGACGTGCTGGCCGATGCCGTCGCCTGGGCGGCGCGCAACCTGCCGGTGCGACCCAGCGTCCCCGTCCTCGCCGGTCTGCTCATCGAGGCCGACGACCAGGGCCTGGTCCTGTCGAGCTTCGACTACGAGACCTCGGCGCGGGCGACGCTCCAGGCCGACGTGCACGACAAGGGACGCGCCCTGGTCAGCGGTCGGCTGCTGGCCGACATCTGCCGCAGCCTGCCCGCCAAGCCCGTCGAGATGGTGCTGGAGGGCGCGCGGGTCTCGCTCACCTGCGGCTCGGCCCGCTTCAGCCTGCAGACGATGCCGGTCGAGGAGTACCCGACCCTGCCGGCCATGCCGGAGTCGACCGGCACCGTCCCCAGCGAGCTGTTCAGCCACGCGGTGGCGCAGGCCGTGACGGCCGCCGGGCGCGACGACATGCTGCCGGTCCTCACCGGTGTGCGCATCGAGATCGACGGCAGCACCATCTCGCTGCTGGCCACCGACCGGTTCCGCCTCTCCCAGCGTGAGCTCACCTGGGACCCGCGCACCCCCGACGAGACCCTCGCGGCACTGGTGCCGGCCAAGGTCCTGGCGGACACCGCGAAGGCCCTGACCGCCGGCGCCGAGATCAGCATCGCCCTCAGTGCCAGCGGCGCCGGCGACGGACTCATCGGGTTCGAGGGCGCCGGGCCGGGCGGGATGCGACGTACGACGACCCGCCTCCTGGACGGCGAGTTCCCCAAGGTCCGCAGCCTCTTCCCCTCCGAGCACCTCACCCTGGCCACCGTCGACAAGGCGTCCCTGGTGGAGTCGGTCAAGCGGGTGGCGCTCGTCGCCGAGCGCAACACCGCCGTCCAGCTGGCGTTCTCCGACGGGGTGCTGACCCTCGACGCCGGGTCGGGCGACGAGGCCCAGGCCTCGGAGTCGGTCGAGGCCGTCGTCACCGGTGACGACCTGACCACCGGCTTCAACCCCCAGTTCCTGCTCGACGGATTGACCGCCATCGACCAGAGCACGGTGCAGCTGGCCTTCACCCAGGCCTCGAAGCCCGTGGTGATCTCCGGCGTCACCGACGACGACTCCGACCCGGGCTTCCGCTACCTGCTGATGCCGCGCCGCCTGCTCTCCTGA